One Streptomyces formicae genomic window, TCGAGTCCTTGTGACAGCCCGCGTCGCCCACGAGCACCCAGCCGGGTCCCGTGGCCTGCCGGAAGAAGTTGAACTGGCTGCCGGTGCCGCGCAGCCGCTCCACGCGGTGCGCGCCGGCGGCCCGTTCGGCCAGGTCCGGTGCCGTGCTGCGCAGGGCCTCCGCGTACGCGAGGTTGGGATCCCTGCGGACGTCGGGGAACTCCGCCTGCGGGAAGTAGGCGGCGACCAGGGTGAGTTCGTCGTGCGTCGGCACCACGCCGATCAGCCTGCCCGTGCGCTCGTGGACCTCGAACTGCGCGGGCAGCCCCGCCCAGTACCCGTAGTACACACACGTCATCGGGGCGTCCTCGCGCTCCGTCCGGGCCCCCACGAGACGGGCCACCGTGGAGCGCATGCCGTCCGCCCCGACCACCAGGCGGGCCCCGATCTCCTGGGTCGCGCCGCCGTCCGTGCGGCAGGTGACCCCGGTGACGCGCCCGTCGTCGCCGGTCAGCACCCCGGTGACCGTGCAGCCGTCCCTGAACTCCGCGCCCGAGGCGACCGCCGCGTCGGCGACCAGGCCGTCCAGGACGTAGCGGCGCGGCGCGTACACGGCGTCGATGCCCTCCTCCACCGGGACGGGGCCTTCGAGCATGAGCTCGCCCTCGAGGGCGTACGAGATGTGGCGGACCGGCGGGCAGCCCCCCTCCCGCAACGGGCCCAGCAGACCCCACCGGTCGAGCAGGCGCAGGCCGGGACGGTGGACGTGCTGGGTCGAGAGCGTGTCGCTGGGGAACCTGGCGCGGTCGAGGAGCAGCACGCGGTGCCCCGCCCTGGCGAGCAGCATCGCGGTCGCGGCACCCGCGCTCCGCGCCCCCACGACCACCACGTCGTAGGACTCCATGGACTCCATCAGGCGCTGTCCCTCTCACTCGTGATCGTGCCCCGCAGGGGCAGCTGCGGATCGGTCCTGTCGGGGGCCGCGCGCCCCACCGTCACCAGGACGAGCGGCGTCAGCGGCGCGGGCAGGCCGAGCGCGTCCGCGATGCCCGTCAGGTCGAAGTCACAGTGCACGTGGCTGTCGAGCCCCGCGGCGGCCGCGGCGAGAGCGACGCGCTGCGCGGCGGTGCCCGCGGCGATGTTGAGCATGCGGTACCACCGGTCGCCGTACGCGACGACCCCGCCGCGCGGATCCCCGCAGACCACCAGGGTCGCGGTCGCGGTACGGCACTCGTCGGCCAGCATCGGGCTCTTGGCCGCGTGCAACACGGCCCGCGCGGCGTCGGCCCCACGGGTGGGCCTCAGCGCGTGCGACGCGCGGTCGTAGAGATACGCCCCCGTGGCCACCCCAGGCACGCCACGGATGACCCCGCCGATCCTGACGGGCTCCCCGTCGCCGTCCGGCATGGACGGCAGGTCGGAGCGGACGGGCGCGGTGGCGGTGGCGTACAGGGAGGCGAGGACCTCGGGCGGCACCGGGGCGGGGCGGTAGCCGTAGACGGTACGACGCCGGGTGAATCCGCGTGCGGGGGCGGGGTGTACGGGAGGCAAGGGGATGGTGGGGCCTGAGGTCGCGGGAGGTGAGGGGGTCGCGGGATCGGGAGTCTCGGAACCCGCGATCCCCTCACCCCCGGTACCGCCCGGAGATCCGTCGAGGATGGCCTCGTGCAGCGCGGCCGCTTCCGCGACGGCGGGGGTGCCGGTCAGCGGCCGGGGTGCCGGGCGCTCGGCCGGGACGTCGCTCCGCCACCACGACGCCGACGACGCGGAGGGCACGGACGACGCCGACGACGTCACCGGCTCCGCGCCGCCCCCGGAACCGCGCACCGTCACCACCGCGAACACGCTCTCCGCCAGCGGGTCAAGACCCACGTGCCGGTCCAACTCCCGGTCGTGAAAACGCAGATGGACCTCGGCCGAAAGCCCGGCGCTCTCGGCGGCGGCCACCACCTGCGCCACCGCGACGCCACAGTCCAGGCTCTGGAGGCGGTAGCCGAACGAGCCGTACTTCGCGGAGTTCCGCCATAGGACGCTGCTCAGCAGGAGAACGAACTCCGGGCGCAGGGAAGGCGGTTCGGCGAGATGCGTGAGCAGCAGGTCCCGCCCCTCGCCGCTCCTGAGCCGCTCCAGCGCGTGGTGCGCGGGGTCGTAGTGGGAGAGCCCGGCAGTCGTGCCGTCCACGTCGCAGTGGGCGACGTACACCTCGACGGGATAGCGGGATCCGGAGGCCGCGCCGGGGCGTCCCGGCGCGAGGATCACCCGCCGTTCGCGTGCCGCTTCCGTCGACGTGGTGGCGAGGCCGGTCGGCATGATGCCGCTCATCCACCGCATCCGGGTGAGCCCGCCCGTCTGCCGCAGCAGCCAGGAGAGCCGCTCCCCCGGGGTGGCTCCCGGCGCCTCGCCGGGTGAGGTCAGCGGATGGCGCGGGGCGTCCGGGTAGCTCTTGTAGAGCGGTGGCATGAGGCCCGTGTCGGCGGTGGGCAGCGCGTCCGGCGGCAAGTGTCCGGTGCCGAGGAAGCGGAGGGCGGCGGCGCCGAGGGTCTGCTCGGTCGTGGCGGGTGCGGTCACTGGTGGGCCCCTTCCGGGCGCGGGCTTCCCACAGGGGTCTGGCCGGGGACGGGCAGCAGGCAGCGTTCGTCGGGTCCGGGCGTGCCGAGCGCTATCTGGAACAGCGGCTCGTGCCCCTCGGGCAGGGACAGGGCGCGGGACAGGACGGCCGCGTCGTACCCGTTGTGGATGCGCGCGGCGAGCCCTTCGGCCGCGCTCAGCACGCACACGCGCTGAGCCAGCACGCCCGCCTCGTGGTGCAGGATCCTGAACCCCCGGTCCCCGAAGGCAAGTTGGGCGGCCTCGCGCGGGCCTGAGAGGAAGAACACCGCGTGCACGGACCGGTAGTCGATGTTGGGCGCGGCCACCCCGAGCCGGTCCGGCGGCAGCTCCCCCTGGTGCACGGGCCCGTCCGGCGTCAGCTCGTGGAGACCGGCCCGCATGCCGTCGACGCGGTTCGTCCACAGGTGGGCCCTGACGGGGGACGGCGTGCCGTGCGGCCGCGCGTCCGACGCGTACGCGTACGGCAGGCGGTCCGTGACCCTGCGCACCGCCCCCGCCGGGACCGGCGGCCCCGCCGCGCGGAACACGGGGCTCCCGGACGTACGGCCGCGCAGGGTCGCGGCGAGGTCGGGCAGCGGTGCGCGCGACGACGCCGCGTGCGCGCCCTCCCCAACGGCCGGATCGGCGGGCAGCGAGCCGAACGACGCCGTGTCGGTCAGCCGTGCCGAGCGGTCCAACTCGACGAGTTCCGGGCAGATTTCGAGGCCGTTCCCCGGCGGCGACGACACAGGGAGCTCGACGGGCTCGACCGTCACCAGCTCCGCCTCGGCGACCGGCGCGGACCTGCGGCGCGAGGAGCCGCCCCGCGCGTACAGGGGCAGGGCGAGCGCCACGCTCTCCCGCGGCGGGCGCACGCCGAGCAGCCGCTCGACGGCACCGTCGACGAACTGGTGGTGCACCTGCCCCGCCACGCCCAGCGCGTCCGCGACGAGCAGCGCGTTCCCGGCGACCAGGCCGGTCTCCTGCGCGCAGAGGCGGTACGCGTAACTGCCGTAGCGGAAGGCGGTCCGCCAGAACACCGTGGAGAGCAGCAGCATGCCGACCGCGCCGTCGATGTGCGCCCCGAGCGCCCTGCCGAGCACGTCCTCGAAGTCGCCGGTCCTGAGCTGGACCAGGGCGTGGTGGGCCGCGTCGTGGGCGTACAGGCCCGCGGGCAGCCCGTCGTGCCCGGGCGTCCACAGATAGGTGTCGACGGGCGCGAAGCAGCGGGCCGACGGGGTGGCCCGGTGGTAGGGCCAGCGGGCGGTCGGGCCGAACTCGGTGCGCAGGACACCGTTGGTGTAGTGGAGCAGCGCCGAGTGGAAGTCCGCGCTCGGCACCTGTCCCCCGGGCGCCAGCGCGGACGGCGGCGCGGGCAGCGGGAAGCGCGGCAGCTCCCCGAACCGCCGGAACCGCTCCGGCTCCGCGGGGCCGCCCTCCCTGCCGCCCGGCGCCTCGGCGGTCATGGCGGCGTAGTCGTACAGCGAACGCCGCCAGAAGCGCTCGCCGGGCGTCGTCCCCCCGTCCTTCGTGAGGGTCATCGCGGGACTCCTCACGGGAACGGGTGCGGGTGCGGGTTGATGTCGGCGGGGGTCAACGGGCGCTCGGTGTACCCCAGTTCGTACGGCGTGTTCAGGAGCCTCGGCAGGCCGTCCACCCGCCGGTTGCGGTGTCCGAAGGTCATCGGCAGGGTGCCGGGCACCATCACCTTGACGCAGGCGAAGCCGCCCGCCCGGTGCTCGGGGGTGGTCTGGTCGACGACGATGACGTCCATGCCGTGGTCCGCGTAGCGGCGGACCATCTCGCCCAGGTCGTCGCGCAGGTCCGTGTGCTCCGGCCACTTCCACGCCGCATCGAAGTCGCTGAACGGCCGGGCGGGGCGCGGCGAGAGCAGGAAGTCGAAGCGGTCGAAGGCGTC contains:
- a CDS encoding FAD-dependent oxidoreductase, whose translation is MESMESYDVVVVGARSAGAATAMLLARAGHRVLLLDRARFPSDTLSTQHVHRPGLRLLDRWGLLGPLREGGCPPVRHISYALEGELMLEGPVPVEEGIDAVYAPRRYVLDGLVADAAVASGAEFRDGCTVTGVLTGDDGRVTGVTCRTDGGATQEIGARLVVGADGMRSTVARLVGARTEREDAPMTCVYYGYWAGLPAQFEVHERTGRLIGVVPTHDELTLVAAYFPQAEFPDVRRDPNLAYAEALRSTAPDLAERAAGAHRVERLRGTGSQFNFFRQATGPGWVLVGDAGCHKDSITGTGISDAFEQAAALADAVAEGRGEESGKGPGECFADAAALDAALHGFAAARDRLMEPRYQMALDSAGLQVTDERRGFLRWIASDPGSTRAFLSVAVSHVDAAQFSPA
- a CDS encoding SagB family peptide dehydrogenase, with the protein product MTAPATTEQTLGAAALRFLGTGHLPPDALPTADTGLMPPLYKSYPDAPRHPLTSPGEAPGATPGERLSWLLRQTGGLTRMRWMSGIMPTGLATTSTEAARERRVILAPGRPGAASGSRYPVEVYVAHCDVDGTTAGLSHYDPAHHALERLRSGEGRDLLLTHLAEPPSLRPEFVLLLSSVLWRNSAKYGSFGYRLQSLDCGVAVAQVVAAAESAGLSAEVHLRFHDRELDRHVGLDPLAESVFAVVTVRGSGGGAEPVTSSASSVPSASSASWWRSDVPAERPAPRPLTGTPAVAEAAALHEAILDGSPGGTGGEGIAGSETPDPATPSPPATSGPTIPLPPVHPAPARGFTRRRTVYGYRPAPVPPEVLASLYATATAPVRSDLPSMPDGDGEPVRIGGVIRGVPGVATGAYLYDRASHALRPTRGADAARAVLHAAKSPMLADECRTATATLVVCGDPRGGVVAYGDRWYRMLNIAAGTAAQRVALAAAAAGLDSHVHCDFDLTGIADALGLPAPLTPLVLVTVGRAAPDRTDPQLPLRGTITSERDSA
- a CDS encoding SagB family peptide dehydrogenase — translated: MTLTKDGGTTPGERFWRRSLYDYAAMTAEAPGGREGGPAEPERFRRFGELPRFPLPAPPSALAPGGQVPSADFHSALLHYTNGVLRTEFGPTARWPYHRATPSARCFAPVDTYLWTPGHDGLPAGLYAHDAAHHALVQLRTGDFEDVLGRALGAHIDGAVGMLLLSTVFWRTAFRYGSYAYRLCAQETGLVAGNALLVADALGVAGQVHHQFVDGAVERLLGVRPPRESVALALPLYARGGSSRRRSAPVAEAELVTVEPVELPVSSPPGNGLEICPELVELDRSARLTDTASFGSLPADPAVGEGAHAASSRAPLPDLAATLRGRTSGSPVFRAAGPPVPAGAVRRVTDRLPYAYASDARPHGTPSPVRAHLWTNRVDGMRAGLHELTPDGPVHQGELPPDRLGVAAPNIDYRSVHAVFFLSGPREAAQLAFGDRGFRILHHEAGVLAQRVCVLSAAEGLAARIHNGYDAAVLSRALSLPEGHEPLFQIALGTPGPDERCLLPVPGQTPVGSPRPEGAHQ